From a single Pseudoalteromonas nigrifaciens genomic region:
- a CDS encoding L-threonylcarbamoyladenylate synthase, with translation MSDQSTIAAITCLAQGEVILYPTEAVYGLGCDPDNQQAVERLLAIKQRPVEKGLILIADNYGQLLKYVDDAKIPMDKRADIFSSWPNAITWVMPAAKNTPKWLTGQYDTIAVRVTNHPTVKRLCQEFGKPLVSTSANLSGQNTVLSIAEAKSQFTEQVGYYVDEPLGGNTQPSTIKDAMNGKVFRG, from the coding sequence TTGTCAGATCAATCTACTATAGCTGCTATAACATGTTTAGCGCAAGGCGAAGTGATTTTATACCCTACAGAAGCTGTATATGGCTTAGGTTGCGATCCAGATAATCAACAAGCAGTTGAGCGACTACTGGCTATTAAACAGCGCCCGGTCGAAAAAGGCCTTATTTTAATTGCCGATAACTACGGGCAGTTATTAAAATATGTAGATGATGCCAAAATCCCAATGGATAAACGCGCCGACATTTTTTCAAGTTGGCCAAATGCGATTACTTGGGTTATGCCCGCAGCTAAAAACACCCCAAAGTGGTTAACTGGGCAGTATGACACTATTGCAGTTAGGGTGACTAACCATCCAACCGTAAAGCGCTTATGCCAAGAGTTTGGTAAGCCACTGGTATCAACTAGCGCTAATTTAAGCGGTCAAAATACAGTATTAAGCATTGCCGAGGCTAAAAGCCAGTTTACTGAGCAGGTAGGTTATTATGTTGATGAGCCACTCGGTGGTAATACGCAACCAAGTACAATTAAAGATGCCATGAATGGCAAAGTATTTAGAGGTTAA
- a CDS encoding DNA topoisomerase family protein — MSKIDHSLFSANKHALEKEYEICPQCGSELVIRNSKSGPFLGCASYPKCDFIRPLAHHDSSEIKVLEDSACPQCSKQLVVKNGRYGMFIGCTGYPECHYIANENEAKQNEEPLPSCPKCKKGRLVSRSNKFGKIFYSCDCYPSCKYTLNNKPVEQSCPECNWPLLIERKMANSTVLQCPQKSCMHKLAATE, encoded by the coding sequence ATGAGTAAAATCGACCATTCGCTTTTCTCGGCGAATAAGCACGCCCTAGAAAAAGAATATGAGATATGCCCACAATGTGGTTCAGAGTTAGTGATCCGCAATAGTAAATCAGGCCCATTTTTAGGTTGTGCCAGCTACCCCAAGTGCGATTTTATTCGCCCGTTGGCGCATCACGATAGCAGTGAAATAAAAGTGCTAGAAGATTCCGCATGTCCACAATGTAGTAAGCAGCTGGTGGTAAAAAATGGCCGCTACGGTATGTTTATTGGTTGTACAGGGTATCCAGAGTGTCATTACATTGCCAATGAAAACGAGGCAAAGCAAAATGAAGAGCCATTACCTAGTTGCCCTAAATGTAAAAAAGGCCGTTTAGTTTCACGTAGTAATAAATTTGGTAAAATATTTTATTCATGCGATTGCTACCCAAGCTGTAAATATACGCTGAATAATAAACCGGTTGAGCAATCGTGCCCAGAATGTAACTGGCCACTGTTGATTGAGAGAAAAATGGCTAATAGCACTGTGTTACAATGCCCGCAAAAAAGTTGTATGCATAAACTTGCAGCCACTGAATAA
- the hemF gene encoding oxygen-dependent coproporphyrinogen oxidase has protein sequence MQSELLEQVKAYFMALQDTISQGLEAADGKAKFIEDNWQRSEGGGGRTRVITNGNIIEQGGVNYSHVFGASMPASATAHRPELAGRSFHACGVSLVIHPKNPHIPTSHANVRFFIAEKEGEQPIWWFGGGFDLTPFYPVLDDVVHWHQVAHDLCAPFGDELYPKYKTWCDEYFYLKHRDETRGVGGLFFDDLNELGFEQSFAFTQAVGNGFLEAYLPIIERRKKDEYTAQQRDFQLYRRGRYVEFNLVWDRGTLFGLQTGGRTESILMSMPPLARWEYNYTPDAESAEAKLYQYYLRPQQWLSTQPNDLIARECQL, from the coding sequence ATGCAAAGTGAATTATTAGAGCAAGTAAAAGCCTACTTTATGGCTTTGCAAGACACTATTAGCCAAGGCCTTGAAGCAGCCGATGGTAAAGCTAAGTTTATAGAAGATAACTGGCAGCGTAGCGAAGGCGGCGGCGGACGTACACGCGTTATCACTAATGGTAATATTATTGAGCAAGGCGGTGTTAACTACTCGCATGTATTTGGTGCCTCTATGCCCGCATCTGCAACCGCACACAGACCCGAACTTGCAGGGCGAAGCTTTCATGCTTGCGGTGTGTCATTGGTTATTCATCCAAAAAATCCACATATACCAACCAGTCATGCCAATGTGCGTTTTTTTATTGCCGAAAAAGAAGGCGAACAACCAATATGGTGGTTTGGTGGTGGCTTTGACTTAACCCCTTTTTATCCTGTACTTGATGATGTAGTACATTGGCATCAAGTAGCACATGACTTATGTGCACCATTTGGCGATGAGTTGTATCCAAAGTACAAAACCTGGTGCGATGAATATTTTTATTTAAAGCATCGCGATGAAACACGCGGTGTAGGTGGGTTATTTTTTGACGACCTAAATGAACTGGGTTTTGAGCAAAGCTTTGCCTTTACGCAAGCAGTAGGTAATGGCTTTTTAGAGGCTTACTTACCTATTATAGAGCGTCGTAAAAAAGATGAATACACAGCGCAGCAACGCGACTTCCAGCTTTATCGTCGTGGCCGCTACGTAGAGTTTAATTTAGTCTGGGATAGAGGCACTCTGTTTGGTTTGCAAACGGGTGGTCGCACCGAATCTATATTAATGTCTATGCCACCGTTAGCGCGTTGGGAGTATAACTACACTCCAGACGCAGAGAGTGCTGAGGCTAAGTTATACCAGTATTACTTACGCCCTCAGCAATGGTTGAGTACACAACCAAATGATTTAATTGCTAGAGAGTGCCAGCTTTAA
- a CDS encoding DUF494 family protein, producing the protein MFEVLMYLFENYIHNDAGLFIEPNELTDELLRAGFNQAEIFKALDWLEQLAELQHSDTSPYLITDSPQTMRIFTDHECKMLDVQCRNFLMFVERIGVTNGITREMVMDRLAALDKSFIGLDDLKWVVLMVLFNIPGAEVACEQMEDLIFDQPGDLLH; encoded by the coding sequence ATGTTTGAAGTGCTTATGTATCTTTTTGAAAACTATATTCACAACGACGCTGGGCTCTTCATTGAACCTAACGAATTGACCGATGAATTATTACGAGCTGGTTTTAATCAAGCCGAAATATTTAAAGCACTAGATTGGCTAGAGCAGCTAGCCGAATTACAGCATAGTGACACATCACCATATTTAATCACTGACTCGCCACAAACAATGAGAATATTTACCGACCACGAATGCAAAATGCTGGATGTGCAGTGCCGTAATTTTTTAATGTTTGTTGAACGCATTGGCGTTACTAATGGTATTACCCGTGAAATGGTAATGGACCGCTTAGCAGCGCTAGATAAATCTTTTATAGGGTTAGACGATTTAAAGTGGGTGGTGTTAATGGTGCTATTTAATATACCCGGAGCAGAAGTGGCTTGTGAGCAAATGGAAGATCTTATATTTGACCAGCCCGGCGACTTACTTCACTAA
- a CDS encoding LysM peptidoglycan-binding domain-containing protein produces MKSPLIAIIVALGAAFSTYADVLKIKKDAPKQYVVKKGDTLWDISGVYLNEPWLWPELWQLNPQINNPHLIYPGDALALIYDAQGNPRLVINKAYRKLSPQGRITPKGKNAITTLPLEMIRPYITYEQAINSDDIKAKPYILGANENTKTQTLGHILYVKGDLKLHQAYAIYHKGKPYLDPETGRVLANRAAYVGMARAFRKGDAANGEPASVRVESVKREIKQGDFLLPAMEGQMLPAYFNMHRPTQAVLGYVIASPSDSREFSTMDVVVLNLGSEQQVEVGHVLDIERQSPSVIDGPRGPRYTEDSSRFEKLISNANEFFGAEPDDGSTVWKMPKEKVGELIVFKVYDNVSYALITKNQHPIRVGDIAVIH; encoded by the coding sequence ATGAAATCTCCATTAATTGCAATTATCGTTGCATTAGGTGCTGCATTTTCTACTTATGCTGATGTGCTAAAAATAAAAAAAGATGCACCTAAACAGTATGTTGTGAAAAAAGGCGATACACTTTGGGATATTTCTGGGGTTTATTTAAACGAACCTTGGCTATGGCCTGAGTTGTGGCAATTGAACCCGCAAATTAATAACCCTCACCTTATTTATCCCGGCGATGCCTTAGCATTAATCTACGATGCGCAGGGAAATCCACGTTTAGTGATAAATAAAGCGTACCGAAAGCTGTCTCCTCAGGGGCGAATTACCCCTAAAGGCAAAAATGCAATTACCACCTTGCCACTAGAAATGATCAGACCTTATATAACTTATGAGCAAGCTATAAATAGCGACGATATAAAAGCTAAACCTTATATTTTAGGGGCAAACGAGAACACGAAAACACAAACGTTAGGGCATATTTTATACGTTAAAGGCGATTTAAAGTTACACCAAGCTTATGCAATTTATCATAAAGGTAAGCCATATTTAGACCCGGAAACTGGAAGGGTACTTGCTAATCGTGCTGCTTATGTTGGTATGGCTCGCGCCTTTAGAAAAGGTGATGCCGCTAATGGTGAGCCTGCATCGGTCAGAGTTGAGTCGGTGAAGCGCGAAATAAAACAAGGCGACTTTTTACTTCCAGCAATGGAAGGGCAAATGCTACCAGCGTATTTTAATATGCATCGTCCTACCCAGGCTGTATTGGGTTATGTTATTGCTTCGCCAAGCGATTCTAGAGAATTTAGCACTATGGATGTAGTGGTGCTAAACTTAGGATCAGAGCAGCAAGTAGAAGTGGGTCATGTACTTGATATTGAACGCCAATCACCAAGCGTTATAGATGGTCCTCGTGGTCCTCGCTACACCGAGGACTCAAGTCGCTTTGAGAAGTTAATTTCAAATGCTAACGAGTTTTTTGGTGCTGAACCCGATGATGGAAGTACGGTTTGGAAAATGCCGAAAGAAAAAGTAGGTGAGTTAATTGTATTTAAGGTGTATGACAACGTAAGTTATGCGCTAATAACTAAAAATCAGCACCCAATTCGCGTTGGAGATATTGCAGTTATTCATTAA
- the def gene encoding peptide deformylase, whose translation MATLEVLRFPDERLRTIAQEVAHVDDQVRVIIKDMLETMYDENGIGLAATQVNIHQRIVVIDVSEERNEPLVLINPQIIKKDGTTVSEEGCLSVPNSYAKVDRAETVTVAALNEQGEEFVLDADELLAICIQHELDHLQGKLFIDYLSPLKRQRIRKKLEKEAKFAE comes from the coding sequence ATGGCTACGTTAGAAGTTTTAAGATTCCCAGATGAACGTTTACGTACAATAGCACAAGAAGTTGCACATGTTGACGACCAAGTCCGTGTGATTATAAAAGACATGCTAGAAACTATGTATGATGAAAATGGCATTGGTCTTGCTGCCACACAAGTTAATATTCATCAACGCATTGTAGTGATTGACGTATCAGAAGAGCGCAACGAACCACTGGTATTAATTAATCCACAAATCATTAAAAAAGACGGTACAACCGTAAGCGAAGAAGGCTGCCTTTCTGTGCCTAACTCTTACGCAAAAGTTGATCGCGCAGAAACGGTTACTGTTGCCGCGCTTAACGAGCAAGGCGAAGAATTTGTACTAGATGCAGATGAACTACTAGCTATTTGTATTCAACACGAACTAGATCACCTTCAAGGTAAGCTTTTCATTGATTACTTATCGCCATTAAAGCGCCAACGTATTCGTAAAAAGCTTGAAAAAGAAGCCAAATTTGCAGAATAG
- the fmt gene encoding methionyl-tRNA formyltransferase has protein sequence MTQPLRIIFAGTPDFAARHLQALIQSEHQIVGVYSQPDRPAGRGKKLKASEVKELALEHNLPVFQPQSLKTEDALNELTSLNADIMIVVAYGLILPKAILDAPRLGCLNVHGSILPRWRGAAPIQRAIWAGDEQTGVTIMQMDEGLDTGDMLHISRCPISATETSASLYTKLADLGPGALIDTINNLANGKITPEPQNDAAANYAKKLSKDEANIDWSMSAAQIERNIRAFNPWPVCFTQMGGQPVKIYQAHVVEQSSNQPDNNGRVLSSDKNGVIVGCGEHALCITQLQPQGKKPMAINDFLNGRSDWVTPGTILGENNE, from the coding sequence GTGACTCAACCATTACGCATTATATTTGCCGGTACGCCGGACTTTGCCGCACGTCATTTACAAGCGCTGATACAAAGCGAACACCAAATAGTGGGTGTGTATAGCCAGCCAGACCGCCCGGCAGGTCGTGGTAAAAAATTAAAAGCCAGTGAAGTCAAAGAGCTCGCACTTGAGCACAACTTACCGGTTTTTCAGCCACAATCACTAAAAACAGAAGACGCCTTAAATGAGCTTACTAGCCTTAATGCCGACATCATGATTGTAGTGGCTTATGGCTTAATTTTACCTAAAGCCATTTTAGATGCGCCGCGATTAGGCTGTTTAAATGTGCATGGTTCTATTTTACCACGCTGGCGTGGTGCTGCCCCGATTCAACGTGCTATTTGGGCAGGTGATGAACAAACCGGCGTCACCATAATGCAAATGGATGAAGGGCTAGATACTGGCGACATGTTACATATAAGCCGCTGCCCTATTAGTGCCACCGAAACCAGTGCCAGTTTATATACTAAATTAGCTGATCTCGGCCCTGGTGCACTTATTGACACTATTAACAACTTAGCGAATGGTAAAATAACCCCTGAGCCACAAAATGATGCCGCGGCTAATTACGCTAAAAAGCTCTCAAAAGACGAAGCCAATATTGACTGGTCTATGAGCGCGGCGCAAATTGAGCGTAACATTCGCGCGTTTAATCCGTGGCCGGTATGCTTCACCCAAATGGGAGGGCAGCCAGTAAAAATTTATCAAGCACATGTTGTAGAGCAATCAAGCAACCAGCCTGATAATAACGGGCGCGTTCTGTCGAGCGACAAAAATGGCGTTATTGTAGGTTGTGGCGAACATGCTTTATGTATTACGCAATTACAACCGCAAGGTAAAAAACCAATGGCAATTAACGACTTTTTAAATGGTCGTAGTGACTGGGTTACTCCTGGCACAATATTAGGCGAAAATAATGAGTAA
- the rsmB gene encoding 16S rRNA (cytosine(967)-C(5))-methyltransferase RsmB, with amino-acid sequence MSNVPNVRALAAETLYNVVDKGASLNQELPFASQGLPPKDKALLQQICYGVLRYLPSLENYCQHLVEEPLKGKRRIFQFLLYVGIYQLQHMRVPPHAAISETVNALQQLRALGLKGLINAILRSFQRQQLELEEKAKLIPVCLYNHPNWFIKQVKEAYPDSWEDLLAENQQQAPMWLRVNQAQYSTQEYSDMLTANDIEHTLNPDFIDGIKLAKPRDVFSLPEFDTGACSVQDAAAQLAARFLEPKDDDTILDACAAPGGKTCHILELADAEVLALDSDATRLERVKQNLTRIGLGADLQCGDASQPHTWWDEKQFDRILLDVPCSATGVIRRHPDIKWLRRASDIADLAALQGDILDSIWPLLKPGGTLVYATCSVLPQENQQQVAKFLANNNDVEHIPLHDKDTPTTPGLQLLPGESDGFYYAKLVKKI; translated from the coding sequence ATGAGTAATGTTCCAAACGTACGAGCGCTTGCCGCTGAAACTTTATATAACGTAGTTGATAAAGGCGCTTCGCTTAATCAAGAACTACCATTTGCCAGCCAAGGCTTGCCACCTAAAGATAAAGCCCTGCTACAACAAATTTGCTATGGCGTTTTACGCTATTTACCAAGCCTTGAAAACTACTGCCAACATTTAGTTGAGGAGCCGTTAAAAGGTAAGCGTAGAATATTTCAGTTTTTATTGTATGTGGGCATTTACCAACTACAACACATGCGTGTTCCGCCACATGCGGCAATTTCAGAAACTGTAAATGCACTACAACAATTGCGTGCTTTGGGTTTAAAAGGACTTATTAACGCTATTCTACGTAGTTTTCAGCGCCAACAACTTGAGCTTGAAGAAAAAGCCAAACTTATTCCGGTGTGTTTATACAATCATCCAAACTGGTTTATCAAACAAGTTAAAGAAGCTTATCCTGATAGTTGGGAAGATCTGCTTGCAGAAAACCAACAGCAAGCGCCTATGTGGCTGCGTGTAAATCAAGCGCAATACAGCACGCAAGAATACAGCGATATGCTAACAGCTAACGATATTGAGCATACACTTAACCCTGATTTTATAGATGGGATAAAGTTAGCTAAACCACGAGATGTATTTTCATTACCCGAGTTTGATACCGGTGCTTGTTCTGTACAAGATGCTGCTGCACAGTTAGCTGCGCGCTTTTTAGAGCCTAAAGATGACGACACTATTTTAGATGCCTGCGCCGCGCCGGGTGGCAAAACCTGTCATATTTTAGAATTGGCCGATGCTGAGGTACTTGCCCTTGATAGCGATGCAACTCGCCTAGAGCGTGTTAAGCAAAACTTAACTCGTATAGGCTTAGGTGCCGACCTACAATGTGGTGATGCATCACAACCACACACTTGGTGGGATGAAAAACAGTTTGATCGTATTTTACTCGACGTACCTTGCTCGGCTACCGGTGTTATTCGCCGCCACCCCGATATAAAGTGGTTGCGTCGTGCATCAGACATTGCCGATTTAGCAGCATTACAAGGCGATATACTCGATAGTATTTGGCCGCTTCTAAAGCCAGGTGGCACCTTGGTATACGCTACTTGTTCAGTACTCCCTCAAGAAAACCAACAACAAGTTGCTAAGTTTTTAGCTAATAACAATGATGTTGAGCATATTCCTCTACATGATAAAGACACGCCCACCACACCTGGTTTACAGTTACTTCCTGGTGAAAGCGATGGCTTTTATTACGCTAAACTAGTTAAAAAAATATAA
- a CDS encoding gamma carbonic anhydrase family protein yields MTIRSYKGVIPSFNASVYIDESSVLVGDITLGDDSSVWPLVAARGDVNYIRIGERTNIQDGSVLHLSRATKSNPEGYPLIIGDDVTVGHKVMLHGCQLGNRILVGMGAIIMDNAIVEDNVIIGGGSLVPPNKRLESGYLYVGSPVKQARALTEQELTFLKVSADNYVLLKNEYLSDDVI; encoded by the coding sequence ATGACAATCCGTTCTTATAAAGGTGTTATCCCTTCATTTAATGCGTCTGTTTATATAGATGAATCATCGGTATTGGTTGGCGATATTACTTTGGGTGATGATAGCAGCGTGTGGCCGTTAGTTGCTGCCCGTGGTGATGTAAACTATATACGCATTGGTGAGCGTACTAATATACAAGATGGTAGCGTGCTGCATTTATCGCGAGCAACCAAAAGTAACCCCGAAGGTTATCCGCTTATAATTGGTGATGATGTAACGGTTGGGCACAAAGTTATGTTACATGGTTGTCAGTTAGGTAATCGTATATTGGTGGGAATGGGCGCAATTATTATGGACAATGCCATTGTTGAAGATAATGTGATTATTGGCGGGGGTTCATTGGTGCCACCAAATAAGCGTTTGGAGTCTGGTTACTTATATGTAGGCAGTCCAGTTAAGCAAGCTCGAGCGCTTACCGAGCAAGAGCTTACATTTTTAAAAGTATCTGCGGATAACTATGTACTGCTTAAAAATGAGTACTTAAGTGACGACGTTATATAA
- a CDS encoding DUF1488 domain-containing protein, translated as MNQAIQFIDRLEFREPAHQLVFFAQVNGMLVECVIAVSSLGLTDESHATSYFEKNRFDYEERAEQLIEDESYNSAGQIEVSLIS; from the coding sequence ATGAACCAAGCAATACAATTTATAGATAGGTTAGAATTTAGAGAGCCAGCGCACCAATTAGTCTTTTTTGCACAAGTAAATGGCATGCTGGTGGAATGTGTTATTGCGGTAAGTAGTTTAGGTTTGACCGATGAAAGTCATGCAACAAGTTATTTTGAAAAAAATCGTTTTGATTACGAAGAGCGCGCCGAGCAACTTATCGAAGATGAAAGTTACAACTCGGCAGGCCAAATAGAAGTCAGCTTAATTAGCTAA
- the dprA gene encoding DNA-processing protein DprA, protein MDQSSGKLAHWLAFYMCKGLGIKTLLALSKNHSLESLFGLSHQQLLQLGLSANQATNLLHTNWQQITHYEQLILHNNITVISIFDAAYPEDLKQIASAPLLLFCKGDVSLLTSPQIAIVGSRNATPTGLEIAAEFAYQLTLAGITITSGMARGIDGAAHKGALAGSGKTIAVLGTGVDIYYPKQHKLLTNQVLEQGLLVSEFLPGTAANAHNFPRRNRIISGLSLGVLIVEAEIKSGSLITVRYALEQNKEVFAVPGSIKNPLAQASHFLIKQGAKLVENVSDILDEVSFAYQSGFLTPEQSTQTNKDSQCEVLNSIGFEVTSVDDIVRRAQWPIDKVQARLLDLELDDQIERVLDGYIRVC, encoded by the coding sequence ATGGATCAGTCATCTGGCAAGCTAGCCCACTGGCTTGCCTTTTATATGTGTAAAGGGTTGGGTATTAAAACCCTTTTAGCACTATCTAAAAACCATTCCCTTGAGTCATTGTTTGGCTTATCTCATCAGCAATTACTGCAATTAGGACTAAGTGCTAATCAAGCTACTAATTTGTTGCACACTAATTGGCAGCAAATTACGCATTATGAACAGTTAATCCTACACAATAATATAACGGTTATTAGTATTTTTGATGCCGCTTACCCCGAAGATTTAAAACAAATAGCCAGTGCGCCTTTATTGCTTTTTTGCAAAGGCGATGTGTCGTTATTAACTAGCCCACAAATAGCCATAGTTGGGAGCCGTAACGCCACTCCCACCGGGCTGGAAATAGCTGCTGAGTTTGCATATCAACTTACCTTAGCTGGAATCACTATTACTTCAGGTATGGCCCGCGGTATAGACGGAGCTGCGCATAAAGGGGCCTTAGCTGGCAGCGGAAAAACCATTGCCGTGCTGGGTACCGGTGTTGATATTTACTACCCCAAGCAGCATAAGCTACTTACAAATCAAGTATTAGAGCAGGGCTTGCTTGTAAGTGAGTTTTTACCTGGTACTGCCGCGAATGCGCATAATTTTCCGCGTCGTAATCGTATTATATCGGGGTTGTCGCTGGGGGTACTTATTGTTGAAGCTGAAATTAAAAGCGGTTCGCTCATTACCGTACGCTATGCGCTGGAGCAAAATAAAGAAGTATTTGCTGTTCCCGGATCGATTAAAAACCCACTTGCCCAAGCGAGTCATTTTTTAATTAAGCAAGGTGCTAAGCTCGTGGAGAATGTAAGTGATATTCTTGATGAGGTGAGCTTTGCTTATCAAAGTGGTTTTTTAACTCCAGAGCAGTCAACCCAAACCAATAAAGACTCCCAGTGTGAGGTGTTAAATAGTATTGGCTTTGAGGTAACCAGTGTTGATGACATTGTTCGCCGTGCTCAGTGGCCAATTGATAAAGTGCAAGCCAGATTGCTGGACTTGGAGCTAGATGATCAAATAGAGCGAGTTTTAGATGGTTACATCAGGGTCTGTTGA
- the aroE gene encoding shikimate dehydrogenase, which produces MDKYAVFGNPIKHSKSPAIHKQFAISLGEQIDYRAILAPIDNFEKTVSNFFAQGGKGANVTMPFKEQAFAMADELTPLAKIVGAVNTLKKQADGTLLGDNTDGIGFVSDLLANNVSITGKRILIIGAGGAARGVVLPLLDHQPQEVVIVNRTAEKAQNLAKLFAQHGNVSGYGFNNLPENDYALIINSTSSSMNDELPALDQKHITNCEVAYDMFYSLQNTIFMNWVAQYNSKTKLLDGSGMLVGQAAQAYYVWRNKMPAILPVVNALKQGALT; this is translated from the coding sequence ATGGACAAATATGCGGTTTTTGGAAATCCAATAAAACATTCAAAATCCCCCGCGATACATAAACAATTTGCTATCTCTTTAGGTGAGCAAATCGACTATCGCGCAATCTTAGCACCTATCGATAACTTTGAAAAAACAGTATCGAATTTTTTTGCTCAAGGCGGTAAGGGAGCTAATGTAACTATGCCCTTTAAAGAGCAGGCTTTTGCAATGGCAGATGAGCTCACACCATTAGCTAAAATTGTCGGTGCAGTAAATACCTTAAAAAAGCAAGCAGACGGCACGTTACTAGGCGATAACACCGACGGCATCGGCTTTGTAAGCGATCTGCTGGCTAATAATGTCAGTATTACCGGTAAACGTATTTTAATAATAGGCGCAGGCGGGGCTGCAAGGGGGGTTGTTTTACCCTTGCTGGATCATCAGCCACAGGAAGTTGTTATTGTTAATCGTACCGCCGAAAAAGCACAAAATTTAGCAAAGTTGTTTGCTCAACATGGGAATGTATCGGGTTATGGTTTTAACAATCTACCAGAAAACGATTATGCGCTTATCATAAACTCTACCTCTAGCAGTATGAATGACGAGCTTCCAGCACTTGATCAAAAACATATTACTAACTGTGAAGTAGCGTATGACATGTTTTATTCACTGCAAAATACCATTTTTATGAATTGGGTAGCGCAATATAATAGTAAGACTAAATTGTTGGATGGCAGCGGCATGCTAGTTGGTCAGGCTGCCCAGGCATATTATGTATGGCGTAATAAAATGCCTGCAATACTACCTGTCGTTAATGCACTAAAACAGGGAGCACTTACATGA
- a CDS encoding group II truncated hemoglobin, translating into MIKRLFSKSKPATIEQTPTPEKTPYEILGGEAGALAIANRFYDIMATDEYAKPLYDMHPLPLDRIRQVFFEFLSGWLGGPDLFVAKHGHPMLRKRHMPFTIDQDLRDQWMYCMNKTLDLEVDNPLLREGLKQSFGQLASHMINQH; encoded by the coding sequence ATGATTAAACGACTTTTTTCAAAATCTAAGCCCGCCACAATAGAGCAAACACCCACACCTGAAAAAACACCTTATGAAATACTAGGTGGAGAAGCAGGCGCACTTGCTATTGCAAATAGATTCTACGATATTATGGCTACAGATGAATACGCTAAACCATTATATGATATGCATCCTCTGCCATTAGATAGAATTCGCCAAGTGTTTTTTGAATTTTTATCTGGCTGGTTAGGCGGCCCAGACCTATTTGTAGCAAAACATGGCCATCCTATGCTGCGTAAACGCCATATGCCTTTTACCATTGATCAAGACTTGCGCGACCAATGGATGTACTGCATGAATAAAACATTAGACCTTGAAGTAGATAATCCATTACTACGAGAAGGCCTTAAGCAATCGTTTGGACAGCTAGCGAGCCATATGATTAACCAGCATTAA